One Vigna unguiculata cultivar IT97K-499-35 chromosome 7, ASM411807v1, whole genome shotgun sequence genomic region harbors:
- the LOC114192530 gene encoding protein CNGC15a-like, which translates to MGSDRSRSVRFQDELETNKLMENKEKHLSLVAYEEMSEKHKVEKDAIGKSGDGRELSRVFSEDYDSTQILILDPRGPTINTWNKIFLAACLLSLFVDPLFFYLPVAKKEKCIDMSTGLEVFLTIIRSLIDAFYIIQIYFRFQTAYIAPSSRVSGRGELIIDSSKIASNYMRKDFWLDLVAAQPLPQVLIWAVIPNLKGSQMIASRHVLRLVSIFQYLLRLYLIYPLSSEIVKANGVMMEKAWAGAAYNLMLYMLASHVLGSSWYLLSIERQNECWKKACTLQYPQCQYHYLDCQSMADPDRIAWLRSSNLSSLCDQNSDFFQFGIFTDALDLEITASKFFNKYYYCLWWGLRNLSSVGQNLLTGTRVAEINFAVIIAVLGLVLFALLIGNMQTYLQSTTTRLEEWRIRRTDTERWMRHRQLPRYLKQNVRRHEQFRWVATRGVDEETILRDLPTDLRRDIKRHLCLNLVRQVPLFDQMDERMLDAICERLKPSLFTPGACVVREGDLVNEMIFIVRGRLDSCTTNGGRTGFFNSCRLGSGDFCGEELLPWALDPRPTVVLPSSTRTVKAITEVEAFALIAGDLKFVAAQFRRLHSKQLRYTFRFHSHQWRTWAACFIQAAWFRYKRIKETSELKRKEIMMMAFVPGNGTEHFSAPLQAPMGTMYAAKLASSPRKGRSLRYGPELDILGSLRKPLEPDFTDDDDDG; encoded by the exons GGAGATGAGTGAGAAACACAAGGTTGAGAAGGATGCTATAGGAAAATCAGGTGATGGAAGAGAACTTTCCAGAGTCTTCTCAGAGGACTATGATTCAACACAGATTTTGATATTGGATCCAAGGGGACCTACAATAAATACATGGAATAAAATTTTCTTAGCAGCATGTTTGCTTTCACTGTTTGTGGATCCCCTTTTCTTTTACTTGCCAGTGGCTAAGAAAGAGAAGTGCATTGATATGTCAACTGGTCTTGAAGTGTTCCTCACCATAATCCGGTCTCTGATAGATGCATTTTACATTATTCAGATTTATTTTCGGTTTCAAACAGCTTATATTGCTCCTTCCTCTCGTGTTTCTGGTAGAGGAGAGCTTATCATAGACTCTTCAAAAATTGCATCAAACTACATGCGAAAAGACTTCTGGCTTGATCTTGTGGCTGCTCAACCACTTCCACAG GTATTAATTTGGGCCGTAATTCCAAATCTAAAAGGGTCTCAAATGATTGCTTCAAGGCATGTTTTGCGCCTTGTTTCCATTTTCCAGTACCTCTTGAGGTTGTATCTTATTTATCCTCTGTCATCTGAAATCGTCAAGGCAAATGGGGTGATGATGGAAAAAGCATGGGCTGGGGCAGCATATAATCTCATGCTCTATATGCTGGCTAGTCAT GTTTTAGGATCCTCTTGGTACCTGTTGTCAATTGAACGCCAGAATGAATGTTGGAAGAAAGCTTGTACACTGCAGTACCCACAGTGCCAGTATCATTATCTTGATTGCCAAAGCATGGCTGACCCAGATAGGATTGCTTGGTTAAGATCAAGCAATCTCTCAAGCCTATGTGATCAGAACAgtgatttctttcaatttgGAATTTTTACTGATGCTCTAGATTTGGAAATTACTGCCTCAAAATTCTTCAACAAGTACTATTACTGTCTTTGGTGGGGACTAAGGAATCTAAG CTCCGTGGGACAAAATCTCTTGACAGGCACACGTGTTGCAGAGATCAATTTTGCTGTGATCATTGCAGTTCTTGGATTGGTGCTTTTTGCATTACTCATTGGAAATATGCAA ACATACTTGCAATCCACCACCACGCGGCTCGAAGAATGGAGAATAAGAAGAACAGATACGGAAAGATGGATGCGTCACAGGCAGCTCCCTCGTTATCTGAAGCAAAATGTAAGACGTCATGAACAATTCAGATGGGTTGCTACAAGAGGAGTTGATGAGGAAACTATTCTCAGAGACCTTCCCACAGATCTAAGACGTGACATCAAACGCCACCTTTGCCTCAATCTAGTTCGACAA GTACCATTGTTTGATCAAATGGATGAGAGGATGCTAGATGCAATATGTGAAAGGCTGAAACCTTCTCTTTTCACTCCAGGGGCTTGTGTGGTTCGCGAAGGTGATCTTGTGAATGAGATGATTTTCATTGTTAGAGGACGCCTAGATTCTTGCACCACGAATGGTGGCAGAACAGGTTTCTTCAACTCATGCAGGCTTGGCTCCGGTGACTTCTGCGGTGAAGAGCTTCTGCCATGGGCCTTGGACCCTCGTCCAACGGTTGTACTTCCTTCCTCAACTCGCACGGTGAAAGCCATCACTGAAGTGGAAGCCTTTGCACTCATTGCTGGGGACTTGAAGTTTGTGGCAGCACAGTTCAGAAGGTTGCACAGCAAGCAACTGAGGTATACTTTTAGGTTCCACTCCCATCAGTGGAGGACTTGGGCTGCATGCTTCATACAAGCAGCATGGTTCAGGTATAAGAGAATAAAGGAGACGAGTGAGCTGAAGAGAAAGGAGATTATGATGATGGCTTTTGTGCCTGGAAATGGTACTGAACATTTCTCTGCACCTCTGCAGGCTCCAATGGGCACTATGTATGCTGCAAAACTAGCATCCAGCCCAAGGAAAGGTAGAAGCCTGAGATATGGGCCTGAACTTGACATTCTTGGCTCACTGAGGAAGCCCCTTGAACCAGACTTcactgatgatgatgatgatggttgA